The segment TTCATCTTCAATGCTGCAGAATGACGTGGGAGCAGTGATGCCATCGTTCATGTTGGGATGAAATAATTACCATCACTTCCAAAAATCACTGTGTTGGAGATGAATAATAGTCTGCAGcttccctttctctctttgtccCGTGTGTGGAAACAAACCATGATTAGCCTGTCAGACTCCTCTGATGATTACCCTGATCAATTTCAATAATGGCCCTATCTGTTTCATGCTGTTTTGATTTGGGTATGAGCTCATTTTTCACACagtagaaaacaaaaaccttgTTATCCTCCAGGGCCAAAAAGAGGATAAGTAAAAATGGAGATGTACCTGGATAACAGGCTGCAATCTCACCAGAGGTGCAGCgactgaaagaaaaagatctGAATATTCATTCATGGAGGAAAAAATGAGAATGAAGGGGGCAGAGATCAGCGGCCCGGTTCATCCTTTCACTTTCTTGCTCAGTGTCGACTGCCCTCATATTAATGTGAACACAGAATCCCTGCTGTGGGTTCATAAGAGGCGCACCATTGCACTGCCACTGAGCAGATGCGCACTAATTTGTTGTAATTCACTCGTCCTGTTTGATGATGTGTTAATTGTCTCATACAAATCCGTTAGTACTGTGCAGAGTACCTCTTCACATGCTGATGCATTTTCCAAGAGAGGCATCATCCAAAATTTCCCTTTCACGTCAAAATATAACAGAACTAAAGTCAAAAtttaggggtttttttgctttcaacttaagaacaatagaaaaaaaacataaattacagGCTTTAATTCTTGCTGTTGTTGTGGGAGATGTCTGAATATCTTTGAATGATATTCTTTCCAGATGACCACTGTATTCACACCTGGTGAAGACAAGAGTCCAGACCTTTTTTTAATGGGGCGGCCACGAAGAGTATATGTATGAACACAAATCAGAATAGTATCAACACAGAATTTCTCATTTCAACTTTAACTTTACAGTAATTTACAGTCACTAAcattcttgatttttttaaccaatcagaacaaaGCAGATTAAATATGATAAACATGAAGTCCTCAAATATGACTGCTGGTTTCTCCAAAAGCAGACgtcagaccaaaaaaaaaaaaaaaaaatctttgtttcaAACTGAGGTTTAATCTGTTCCCGGGGAAGTTAGCCAATCAATCAATATTTAAAGAGGTTGACATAATCAGATTAAAGGAGGAGTCAGACGATGTAAAACAGCAGCGGTATGTTTGATTTGGTGTTGAGAGTAGCAAACAAATTTTGTATGACATTGTAAAAACTatcaattttacattttgtgtctattaatataatttatggGATGGTTTCCAATCATCAAGCAGCTgatttgcaaaataaataaagacattttcacAAACAACTGTGATGTAGAATCGACTTGATGCTCAAACAAGTAACAGACGCATTGAAACATTTTCATGACTTAAGTCAGACATTAAATCAAAGTGTAATAAATTTACTCTCATGTGTAACAACTGAATTATTATATAATACGTTTTCGAGACCATTTTTTTCTATACAactttactgtaaaaaaaaaaaaaaagacagtaatGTCATAAAACTAGGATATTCTCTctaaataattacaatttacTATTTTTGCttgtcaaaaatatttcaaacaaaaaataatttgaaaaaaaaattaattataatcCAAACACAATATGCATATTTTACTAAATAGTGAGCACAAACATACTTGGTCAAAATCAATCTTTTCAACAACGCTGAACGGTaataattaacattaaaattcGATAATACCAGCTTTCCAGCCACGGGGTAAATTCCTTCTGCTTCACAGAAGGGTTGACTTTGAGGTATTTAACATTCACCTCTCATACTCGCTgtaaattttccttttcctaGAGTCATGATGAATATTCAATGTGGttcaaaatgaagacaaatcaAATTGAATGAGAGACACcacaattacatttttctgacacatttacatgaaaagaaaatcctGAATAATATAATTTAGAGAGAAAATATCCACTGTCAtctaattaaaatgtgaaactttTGTTACATCCTTGAAATGGACACAAAATAAACTTTTGTGACACATTTACTTGTGTCAACGTCATCACATAGCAGAATACTGCATGCACCCATGATgcatcagttaatgcttccatttaaaaaaacaaagtcacacacactgtacaagcacacacacacacacacacacacacacacacacacacacacaaaaattaaatcaaaatcatTCTTTAAAATCTGAGCAGGAAGGGCAGAATCGCTATGAAGAGAAGAcaggtgtgtgaatgtgctCCAATCGGGCCTCCACTGCCGTCCTGAACTGCTCTTGGTCCTGGCAGTGGGAAAGAGCGTAAAGCTTTATAATAtgatagatgtgtgtgtgaagtaaaGTTAATGAAACACCATTATAGTAATTTACATTGTTATACATTATTTCATAGGAAGAGCATACCTACAGTATGTTTTATCAGAAATTAATTTTGACTCAATTTAACTTCTTGTTATTTTGAACCCGCAGTGCATCATGGATCTAAAATGGGTCCGTCTTTGTTTTCAGTTAGTCTCATATTAAATCCAGCACTGACCACATTTACTCATTTATTCCTGCATCTTTAAAAGTGTTCAATTCCAGTAAAGAACATTCTGATATATTCAGCGCTAAAACTGATGAACATCACATTACTCATGAAGCATGAATATGGATGGATATGGATAATGTTATGGATGGTGGATGGAAGCAGGATATATACATGTATTGTAtatgtgtggggttttttctctccatctcatccATAGGAAAATCACATACTGTAGTTTTTACAAGGTAGGCTTATTATTAGTGTGTGCACATCCACTGATGAATACATACAGTCCACAGACACTGAACTATATACAGTGTCTGTGCAATTTCAAACATGGCTCAAAAGATCTGAAATTTCCTCGAATCAAGCTCTAACAATTTTGTGCTGAATAAAACTAGAGTACATATTTTCATCAGACTCTTCAGGGATGAGATAAGTTCCAACTAAATGAATGCATTGTGTGAGGATTGATGCTGTATTTTAACTTTGAAGCTTGAAACACAATGACTTCTCATTTCCCCTGGATTTCCACAAGTTCACCACAGTTTCCTTTGGGGCAACTATCCAATTACTCTGCCACACAGGATTATCCCTAATCCTGCATATGGCTAATTACAATAATGGCGTTCACTCAAGACTAAATCAAACCCAGTAAGACAATTGTGTTAATGGAGTGGGTTTCTTCACAAGAGTCTGAAGGAAATATCGGAAGATGACATGAGATGAGATGTGCAGAATCATCACAGGTTCAAGTATTTATCACGCTTACTACTATGATGTTTTCTAAGGGAATTTGACAAGAATTTGTAgaggtacaaaaaaaaccctcacacaAATACAAGCAGTTGTAATGAAAACTTAAGGATACTTACAATGGAGTATGGGCATGCAAACAGAGGcggtgaaagaaaagaagaaaaagatgaaatacGGTGAAGTAAACTGATGGACATTCACAAGATCCACATCCTATCTGATGAGATGTGTCATGTCCACTCATGAGCACGAACACATCACAGTGATGTTTGGACGCGGTTAAAGAGCCAGAAATGATTTGTCTTGTCAAGTTATTGGAGATGAACTTCCAGTTTGTGAAAATGGTGATGTTTTCATGTGTCACCATGCAGTTAATACTTTCAATCCACGACAGCTGAAGCTCATGCTGGTGCAGAATACTAACCTTGCAATAGCGTTGAGCTAGTGGATTCAATTACCACTACAGCAGGGGAACAAATGAACAAAGCAACATATCGGAAACAGGACAACAACACATCGTTCACAAGGCCTGTGAAGAACATGAAGAGAAGGCCTCTGCATTGTGGTTTCACCGTTACACACTGGAGTGTTCACAGTGATGATAATCCCATTCATCAAAGTACAGGTGGTGTCAAAGGCAATTTCAGAGCTGAGAGACTTCAGTGTGTTAATAAACTGATTCTGCTGAAGATCAGTTAACCAGTCAGTATGAGTGGAACAACATGAACACTAAGAGTTCATCCCTTCTTGGTTAAAAGCTGTGTCACCtctgattacttttttttttttaaacaaaaacatttgaaatttaatttcactgaTTTCTCCAAATGAGTTCCCCTCAGTGGTTACTGCTGTTAGGAAAACCACAGTTTACACTCTTAATAATTTGCCTGTTTAAAGTCCAGATGGGGGAAATATAGGTCAGGGCCCAGGATGTGAACGTCCAATTTGTGACCTCGGTGCTGATGCTGGGGACAGTATGCTAAAGTAAGAGcgtgaataaaattaaaatactatCATTATCTACTCACATCCAACCGGTGGAAATATTTCTGAAGCTTCATAGCTAAACAATATTGTCCTTAAGGAGGACAACAAGAACCATGAAGTGATTCCACACAGTTCATATGGTACAAGTCAGGTTTTCAGAAGATCTGAGACCCCAAATaaattccaaaaaaatatttaccatcTGTTTTCAGGTGAACTATTAATTTGTTTACCTGaggtagtcacatgatcagaAAACCTTGGTAGTTAAGATGCCAGTCTGTGCATTCTTCACCGTATACCTGTGATTTAAAAACTGTAATGCAtaacttttttgctttttttgcaaaaaaaagttatgcATAGTTATGCACACTTTGCATTGATTGCTAATTCTCAGTGATGTCCCCAAGTTGCTCATTTCACATTTCAGCCTGTGCACCTTTTTCAGATAGGATGAACTCTTCACCCGTATACGTTACAGAATATTGAAGAATAAAGCTCCTGCGGAACATAAATAACATATTTTCAAACTAATCGAGGTTCTCCAGATTTTGACTACACCATATTAACTGTATGAGGTGTTGCTTTTTTTGAGTTAAAATTTATTCTCATCTTCCCATGTTGTTCAGCTCCTGTTTTTACTTGCGCAGTTTTGTCAATAGCGGTTGTGGCATctatgtttgaatattttatttactgcaaGTATTTGAATACATCAAGACCTGATCCAGTATATAACTCTAACAATAAACATGTTACAGCTGACATCACATTTATGTAAAGAAATGTATGTCTGAAAGGGGCCAGATATATTTCTCAACACAGCTAAAATAGATTAAACATAAatcaacataaaatattttcttttctgaataTCACAATTTAATGAAAAACCATTccaatagaaattaaaaaaaatattcaaagcaGTATTgctaagtattttttttgtacacatGTGGAGAGCCAGCAGGGAGTAAGATGGCTAAGCCAGAGAAGAAATGTAATTCTGATGCCCTCCAGACCCGAAACCACAGGAGGCCGACATTTTTTTAGGCATATCAGAATTAATAGGCACCATTGTAAAACACAATATCCAGTTCTTTCTACCGGATAAAAGCTTGAACCCAACAAACAGAAGtctcagatatacagtatgtaggtAGTACTATGAAACTATGAATACTTTGTATACATATATTGAGTGTGTGTAGCACACTGTTACAAATGTGCATGCAGTGTTGACTGTTTCTATCTAGTCATATGTTCCATGTTTTAGATACTTTAATGACATTCAGGAAATAATTAGATCAGAtcagttatttttattaaatcatAGATTAAGGAGATGCTCCACAGCGTTCTGCCATGACCATCATTGGAAGATTTTCAGGTAACATGTCACCATATCGAcaagttcagttgttttatgtaTTGTATTTGTGAATGATGTCTGTGTTATTTCATTTGGTGAAGCAATTTCTGCACTTTCTGTAACATCTCTAATTTGATGTACAGCTTTTTGTCACGCTGCAATTTGTTAATGGAGTTAACTATGTCTCACATTTTCATCAAACAAATCAGTTTGAACTTTTACTGGTTTAGCACAGGGTTGTTATATCCTACTTTTATCATATTAAAATTCAATAAACTCATTAACTCACCATATAGAAGGAAACTTGTGTTTGAGCTTCCAAGTTTGTTAATGGCAACACAAGTATAGTTACCATAGTCTCCAtcagacacattaaaaaatgtcagcttGGAAAGAGATCCAGTGTTCAGAATCTCGATGCCGTCAAAGTCACTGAAGATCCTGGATGGAAGAGACGGAGTGAATCCAAAGGAAATTTATTCAGGAATCAACACACATTTCCTGTGAGCCTGTGTGACTAGTAGCAGATCCATGAAAATAACTgaagtctcacacacacacacacacacattttttttgactaATGTCACATGGAAATGTAAAAGTCATTACCGTCTGTCATCTTTATACCACTCAAAATCTGCCTCAGGCACTGCATCGGCTTCACACTCCAGCGCCCCCCTCTGGCTGGGAGTCACTCCAACATCTCTGCCCTCTGACACCATTGGAGCATCTACAAGCACAAAGCAGCACATGAGAGAACTGCCACCAGGGGCAAAAGGCAGCATCAGTAACGTACACCAGCGGAGATGAGCTCCTCTTCAGAGGGTGAACATTCAAAGCTGTGATTTACAAATGTGTCAGATATTTAGATGTCAAAAAGATTTGTAGTTTGTTTCAAACTAGTCAAATCATAAAAGAAAGGTTCTTGTCATGTTTCATCCATCAATAGGGTAATTTTTGTTTCCCTATTGATTTACCTTAACACCGGTAcctcatttttaaattcatgctCACGAAATAATTATTTGAGAAACACTTGCACAGCAGAGATTACATTTGTCTCCAGTAGATATAAGAAAATGCAAAATTAGATAttagtaaaaataattttcaaccAAAAAATCTTCTGAAACACCTCGATGATGTTTAATAGAAGCTAAACCGGAGTCTGGAAAAAGAAAGCTGTAAATATCCTCATTTAAAGCTTCATAAATGTATTTGTAAAGGAGATTTAGAAAGGtagtttttccttttattcagCTTGTATTTCTTCTTGAGGACAGCGGTGGACTCACAGTTGACGGTGATGTCTACAGTCCTCACGTCGGTGTCGATGTCGTTGACGGCGGTGCATTCGTACGTTCCAGCTCTCTGTCTGGAGATAGACGGGATTTCCAGGTACTCGTCTTCTGAGCCCAGGTCCACTGTGGAAGTGGGAAAAAGAGAAGACGTTCAGCGATGGCAACAAACCAACAGCTGCTGCACCAACGGCAGAAGGTTCTGACATTCGTAGCAGTTACAGTAATCACTCAACAGCCCTGGGTGTTGGTACAGCCTGACAGAAACATCACACGTACTCACACTTTAATGGCTTTGGACACAAAACTGAATTTCACCTGAGAAAGCTGCTGATACACTGATCATCTGATGGGGGAGGATTCATCAGGAGGATTCATACTGGTTTGGAGGTTCCACTCTGTTCCACTGTGACTTTACTTTCTCACAAAGGGGGATAAGTTATTTCCTCAGCAGAGACTACTGTGTCAGTTCAAACCCTGCTGTGTTCCTTTGAGGAGAGCTAATCTAGACACGACTACTGGCTGACGGATGTTGTCTACGTCTTCACATCAGTTCCTTGACTGGCTGAGCCTAAGCAACTGAGTTTGCTAATCACCTCAAAGTCTGCTAAAAACAGAGATAAGACAAAGCTTTATTTGTTATGTAGCTCTGTGCAAAGAATTACTGTAATGTAAGGATGCTTTCAACACTATAAAActtgttcattttttaattgcctTAAATTATACAAGTCtgtaacatttattatttgttttctgtaatgtatattattagtattattattattattatgcagaAACAGACACATGTTGCAGTGCCTTCCATTGACCACTAGACATCACTATCAgtgtcacagacagacacacatttacaagattcaattttaaatattctttgtTTGCAAAGAACTGATTTTAACAAATGAACTGCGACTGATCTTTAACACCCGGGGCAAAGTGCATTCTTCTTAACCACACAGGAGGTGTGTGACAAGTTGTTGGTGAAATACTGCACCACCCCGTCCACACTGCCATCAGAGTGACATGACAGGGCATCAGGGGGGCAGGAGAAGATGATCAGGAGAGAACCAGGAAGTCTCAGGAGAGTCCGGCAGAACATAAAGTACCCTTTGGGTGTCCCTGAAATGTCATCCTCAAACTCAAGGGCAAGACGAAAATGGGGCAGAAAATAGAGCCAGGGAAAGGTATTTGTGTGCAGGGCAAAGGGAACAACTTTGGAgggagagacaaaaaaataaaaataaaagaaaggtgAGTGTAGTTTCATGAAGGATCTGTGCATTCAAGGAGTCGGAGCAGAAGGAAATCATGAGGTAAAAGTTGATGCTTAAAAATAAGAGGAGGGAATGAAAAAGACTGTCAGACAGGAGCTGTTAacagaaaagcaaacacaacTGGAGAGATACTGGGGTGTTGtgttaccaaaaaaaaagtagtgaaggtgaaatattttgatgaaaatgtgatAACACTTCTGTTATTCAGACAACCTGGGAAACATTACTCAGATGTCTGAGACAACAGCTCATAGAGTCGCTGTGATAAATATAGATAAAAATCTAGTTGAATCTTAAATCACCTTTGGGATGTGGAATTTTTCTTGAAATACAGACTTCTTTTACTGCCTTTCCTCTTTAAAATATAGAAACAACAATgctgaaaagagaaaacaatgaCATACAGCAGCACGGGCTTCTGTGCGTCATCGTAACAATATAAGGCAGCTTTACTTCTAAAGGTTTGCTAGCAAAGAGAAACTGTTGTGACAGAGTGTCTGGATGGGTTTGTTTTCAGCattaaaatacaatgaaaagaaTGATGGCTATTAACATCTAAGTGGTCCATTTGTGTCTGAGACACTATGGAAGAAGGAGCTGGGCAAgtacgtatatacagtatactgtatgtaaatatatatatatatatatatatatatatatatatatatatatatatatatataatgatataaaaatgaaatatattttaaagcctttttttCCAATGGGGAGGGTTGGGGGACAGTCTGCCGGAGCTTGCTAGTGAAAACCAGGCTTCTAATCAACAGCTTAGATTTGAAACATACTTTACGTATCTCAGAACACCTTTAACCCATCCTCACCAGACATTTTTGTAATAGcttattttatctttaattttCTTCAGATTAAGGCATAtctaaagaatttaaaaaagaaaaaatccctctcaacttttatttttatgagccAATtatcgttaaaaaaaaaaggcgtttTGTGTTGTACACAAAACTGTTTAAGGAGCCCTTATTTTAGCAAAAAACTTTACAGGATCTGAAGCAAAAAGGAACACTGGTTTAAGATTAAATGTTTGCGTTGTGCCTTATGTTTTATGCAACAACTCCTCTAACCTCACACTAGTGAGCAGCTGTCAGCTCTACAGGAGGATCCACCTGGGAGTCTGATGGGGGCTTCAGGAGTGGTGAGGATGGAGATGATATAATAACATAAGGATCCTGTAGGTTATTGTCAGAGCTA is part of the Antennarius striatus isolate MH-2024 chromosome 13, ASM4005453v1, whole genome shotgun sequence genome and harbors:
- the ntm gene encoding neurotrimin isoform X1 — protein: MRTTSLREYSVCFSKSTLLLSLRMLLLVPAGLPVGSQGDSQSDNRVMDNITARQGDTVLLRCAQGDVVTHTAWLNRSSILYAGEDKWSVDPRVSLVSLNQEEFTIKIENVDMTDEGQYVCAVQTSSRPRTTSVHLLVQVPPKIINLSRDSVVNEGSNLTLMCQASGKPEPTITWKLISSSVDLGSEDEYLEIPSISRQRAGTYECTAVNDIDTDVRTVDITVNYAPMVSEGRDVGVTPSQRGALECEADAVPEADFEWYKDDRRIFSDFDGIEILNTGSLSKLTFFNVSDGDYGNYTCVAINKLGSSNTSFLLYVVIESTSSTLLQGPRAVQDGSGGPIGAHSHTCLLFIAILPFLLRF
- the ntm gene encoding neurotrimin isoform X2, giving the protein MKNPVFWAALVGLIILLMEQGLPVGSQGDSQSDNRVMDNITARQGDTVLLRCAQGDVVTHTAWLNRSSILYAGEDKWSVDPRVSLVSLNQEEFTIKIENVDMTDEGQYVCAVQTSSRPRTTSVHLLVQVPPKIINLSRDSVVNEGSNLTLMCQASGKPEPTITWKLISSSVDLGSEDEYLEIPSISRQRAGTYECTAVNDIDTDVRTVDITVNYAPMVSEGRDVGVTPSQRGALECEADAVPEADFEWYKDDRRIFSDFDGIEILNTGSLSKLTFFNVSDGDYGNYTCVAINKLGSSNTSFLLYVVIESTSSTLLQGPRAVQDGSGGPIGAHSHTCLLFIAILPFLLRF